One part of the Eucalyptus grandis isolate ANBG69807.140 chromosome 10, ASM1654582v1, whole genome shotgun sequence genome encodes these proteins:
- the LOC104422678 gene encoding uncharacterized protein LOC104422678, with product MAPTYFPLRWESTRDQWWYASPIDWAAANGHYDLVRELLKIDNNHLIKLTSLRRIRRLETVWDDDEKFHDVAKCRSQVARRLFQECESKRGKKNSLLRGGYGGWLMYTAASAGDLGFIKELLERDPLLVFGEGEFGVTDVLYAAARSKSCEVFKVVFDFAVSPRLSTGKGGELEEHIGEIPSLYRWEMMNRAAHAAARGGNLRILKELLSNCSDVLAYRDALGSTILHAAASKGQVEVVKYLTESFDIGNSTDHQGNTALNIAALKGQLTTVQALIAASPSSVSIRNAAGETFLHMAISGFQTPGFRRLDRQMELMKQLVHGNALEDIINAKNNDGRTALHMAIIGNVHSELIELLMTVRSIDVNVRDEDGMTALDLLKQRPHSVSSDILIRQLISAGGMFGARDFTARKAIASHLKMQVNGSSPGTSFRIVDSEIFLHTGIENALDANDLAIPGIVSSSFDSTNENDSSFICKKPGTANSAAQRLRKVLMWPRNKEKNTERGKRSGDGGSGNCSSDETPVPLRQRFSKPTSLPNNKRTLSVRSNISSPSNRKKLASGLRDGVLLAVPNVNLPHRSRSSSFSKSPLSSPNSVNNYKQKGVYAEHEIAGPSCSKEVITDGSPNTKDKRGSFRKKFRGQYFCFGTSSLSPRTPVTRRQCQNQAYKCPVPSVA from the exons ATGGCTCCTACGTACTTTCCTCTTCGCTGGGAGAGCACCAGGGATCAGTGGTGGTACGCGTCCCCCATAGACTGGGCGGCTGCGAATGGACACTACGACCTGGTCCGCGAGCTCCTGAAGATCGACAACAACCACCTCATCAAGCTCACGTCCCtccgccggatccggcggctCGAGACCGTGTGGGACGACGACGAGAAGTTCCACGACGTCGCCAAGTGCCGGTCCCAGGTCGCGCGGAGGCTCTTTCAGGAGTGCGAGTCCAAGAGGGGCAAGAAGAATTCTCTCCTCCGGGGTGGCTACGGCGGGTGGCTCATGTACACCGCCGCGTCGGCCGGAGACTTGGGTTTCATCAAAGAACTTCTCGAGAGGGACCCTTTGCTTGTTTTTGGAGAAGGGGAATTCGGGGTCACTGATGTGCTTTATGCTGCTGCTAGGAGCAAGAGCTGTGAAGTGTTCAAGGTCGTTTTCGATTTCGCGGTCTCGCCTAGGCTTTCGACGGGGAAAGGTGGAGAATTGGAGGAGCATATCGGGGAGATTCCTTCACTTTATAGGTGGGAGATGATGAACAGGGCTGCTCATGCTGCAGCCAGGGGAGGGAATTTGAGGATTCTGAAGGAGCTTCTGAGCAATTGCTCTGATGTTTTGGCTTATAGAGATGCTCTAGGATCCACCATCTTACATGCAGCTGCGAGCAAAGGACAGGTTGAG GTGGTTAAGTACCTTACGGAATCCTTTGATATCGGCAACTCCACAGACCATCAAGGCAATACAGCGCTAAACATTGCTGCTCTTAAGGGTCAATTAACCACAGTCCAAGCCCTGATAGCTGCTTCACCCTCATCTGTCTCCATCAGAAATGCTGCTGGAGAAACCTTCCTCCACATGGCAATTTCAGGGTTCCAAACTCCCGGTTTCCGAAGATTGGACAGGCAGATGGAGCTCATGAAGCAATTGGTGCATGGAAATGCTTTGGAAGACATCATAAATGCAAAGAATAATGATGGCCGAACTGCTCTTCACATGGCAATCATTGGGAATGTTCATTCAGAACTGATTGAACTTCTGATGACCGTCCGCTCAATTGACGTGAATGTGCGTGATGAAGATGGCATGACCGCACTCGATCTACTCAAACAACGACCACATTCTGTATCATCAGATATCTTGATTAGACAATTGATTTCAGCAGGGGGAATGTTTGGAGCTCGGGACTTCACGGCCCGAAAAGCCATTGCTTCCCATCTGAAGATGCAAGTTAATGGAAGCAGTCCAGGGACGTCCTTTAGAATAGTTGATAGTGAGATATTCTTGCATACCGGCATTGAGAATGCATTGGACGCCAATGATCTGGCTATTCCCGGAATTGTTTCATCTTCATTCGATTCAACCAATGAGAATGACAGCTCGTTCATTTGTAAGAAACCGGGGACTGCTAATTCTGCTGCACAGCGGCTCAGAAAGGTTCTAATGTGGCCTcgtaataaagaaaagaataccGAGAGAGGTAAAAGATCGGGTGATGGAGGATCAGGTAACTGCAGCTCAGATGAAACCCCTGTCCCGCTTCGGCAGAGATTCTCGAAGCCCACTTCGCTTCCTAATAACAAGAGGACGCTGTCAGTAAGAAGCAATATTTCTAGCCCATCCAATAGGAAGAAGTTGGCTTCAGGTTTAAGGGACGGGGTTTTGCTGGCTGTACCAAACGTGAATCTTCCCCATCGGTCTCGTTCGAGCTCGTTTTCAAAGTCACCACTTTCATCGCCCAATTCAGTGAACAATTATAAGCAGAAGGGTGTCTATGCTGAACATGAGATTGCCGGGCCATCATGCTCCAAGGAAGTCATTACAGATGGAAGTCCGAACACAAAGGATAAACGAGGCTCCTTCCGCAAGAAATTTAGGGGTCAGTACTTCTGTTTCGGCACTTCGAGTCTATCTCCGAGGACACCGGTTACAAGGAGACAGTGCCAGAATCAGGCTTACAAGTGTCCTGTCCCTTCAGTGGCGTGA
- the LOC104422676 gene encoding prohibitin-3, mitochondrial encodes MGSSQAAVSFLTNVARAAFGLGAAGTALNASLYTVDGGQRAVIFDRLRGVMDETVGEGTHFLVPWLQKPFIFDIRTRPHTFSSVSGTKDLQMVNLTLRVLSRPQVSRLPYIFRHLGLEYDEKVLPSIGNEVLKAVVAQFNADQLLTDRPHVSALVRESLIQRAQEFNIILDDVAITHLSYGAEFSRAVEQKQVAQQEAERSKFVVMKADQERRAAIIRAEGESEAAKLISEATAAVGMGLIELRRIEASREIAGTLSRNPNVAYLPGGQQALLALNPAMLGGR; translated from the exons ATGGGGAGCAGCCAGGCGGCGGTCTCGTTCCTGACGAACGTGGCGCGGGCGGCGTTCGGCCTCGGCGCCGCCGGGACGGCGCTGAACGCGTCGCTGTACACGGTCGACGGCGGCCAGCGGGCGGTGATCTTCGACCGGCTCCGCGGGGTCATGGATGAGACGGTCGGGGAGGGGACCCACTTCCTCGTCCCCTGGCTCCAGAAGCCCTTCATTTTCGACATCCGGACGAGACCGCACACCTTCTCTTCCGTCTCCGGGACCAAGGATCTCCAGATGGTCAACCTCACTCTCCGAGTTCTCTCTCGGCCTCAG gtctCTCGTTTGCCATATATCTTCCGGCACCTGGGTCTCGAGTATGATGAGAAGGTCCTTCCGTCAATCGGGAATGAGGTTTTGAAAGCTGTTGTCGCCCAATTCAATGCGGATCAGCTTCTTACTGACCGACCTCACGTCTCTGCACTGGTTCGAGAGAGCCTTATTCAGCGTGCCCAAGAGTTCAACATCATCCTTGATGATGTGGCCATCACTCACCTGTCCTATGGTGCTGAGTTCTCGAGGGCCGTGGAGCAGAAGCAGGTAGCGCAGCAGGAGGCAGAGCGATCAAAGTTTGTGGTGATGAAGGCAGACCAGGAGAGGAGAGCTGCAATTATCAGGGCAGAAGGAGAAAGTGAGGCTGCAAAGCTGATTTCTGAGGCAACTGCTGCAGTTGGCATGGGGCTGATCGAGCTTAGGAGGATTGAGGCATCAAGAGAGATTGCTGGTACATTGTCGAGGAACCCGAATGTTGCTTACTTACCTGGTGGACAGCAGGCACTGCTGGCACTCAACCCAGCTATGCTTGGTGGACGCTGA
- the LOC104422677 gene encoding 54S ribosomal protein L37, mitochondrial: protein MAMNHLRSLKGIVNVKEAIGIVGRRTFSAGGSKAKKGSKGGAAGDAAKASTLSKEVKSTTVVGANILKDGADPKVLPDSEYPDWLWHLIDKKPPLSELRRKNVETLPYEDLKRFVKLDNRARIKENNSIKAKN, encoded by the coding sequence ATGGCAATGAATCATTTGAGGTCATTGAAAGGCATTGTCAATGTGAAGGAAGCGATTGGTATAGTTGGTCGAAGAACATTTTCTGCCGGGGGTAGTAAAGCAAAGAAGGGTTCTAAAGGTGGTGCAGCTGGTGATGCAGCAAAAGCATCAACACTCAGCAAAGAAGTCAAATCTACGACTGTGGTTGGTGCGAATATCCTCAAGGATGGAGCAGATCCCAAGGTCCTACCGGACTCTGAGTATCCTGATTGGTTGTGGCACCTGATTGATAAAAAGCCACCTTTGAGTGAGCTAAGGAGAAAGAACGTTGAAACTCTTCCCTATGAAGACCTGAAACGCTTTGTTAAACTAGACAACCGAGCAAGGATTAAGGAGAACAATTCTATCAAAGCCAAGAACTAG